A region of Pseudomonas sp. Marseille-Q3773 DNA encodes the following proteins:
- the ccoO gene encoding cytochrome-c oxidase, cbb3-type subunit II has product MKHEAVEKNIGLLAFFMVIAVSVGGLTQIVPLFFQDVTNKPVEGMKPRTALELEGRDIYIREGCVGCHSQMIRPFRAETERYGHYSVAGESVWDHPFLWGSKRTGPDLARVGGRYSDDWHRAHLYNPRNVVPESKMPAYPWLVEHKLDGKDTAKKMEVLRTLGVPYSDADIAGARDAVKGKTEMDALVAYLQGLGTIIKSKR; this is encoded by the coding sequence ATGAAGCATGAAGCCGTCGAGAAGAACATAGGCCTGCTGGCCTTCTTCATGGTCATCGCCGTGAGCGTCGGTGGCCTGACCCAGATCGTCCCGCTGTTTTTCCAGGACGTCACCAACAAACCCGTCGAAGGCATGAAGCCGCGCACCGCGCTGGAGCTTGAAGGCCGCGACATCTACATCCGCGAAGGCTGCGTGGGCTGCCACTCGCAGATGATCCGCCCGTTCCGCGCCGAAACCGAACGCTACGGCCACTACTCGGTGGCCGGTGAAAGCGTCTGGGACCACCCGTTCCTGTGGGGCTCCAAGCGTACCGGGCCGGACCTGGCCCGGGTCGGCGGCCGCTACTCGGATGACTGGCACCGTGCGCACCTGTACAACCCGCGCAACGTGGTGCCGGAGTCGAAGATGCCGGCGTATCCGTGGCTGGTCGAGCACAAGCTCGACGGCAAGGACACCGCGAAGAAGATGGAAGTGCTGCGCACACTCGGCGTGCCATACAGCGACGCCGACATCGCCGGGGCCCGCGACGCGGTCAAGGGCAAGACCGAAATGGACGCCCTCGTCGCGTACCTGCAGGGTCTTGGCACCATCATCAAGAGCAAACGGTGA
- the hemN gene encoding oxygen-independent coproporphyrinogen III oxidase: MLDDLRWDTDLIRRYDLAGPRYTSYPTAVQLHSEVGSFDLLHALRESRRAVRPLSLYVHVPFCANICYYCACNKVITKDRARAAPYLQRLEQEIQLIACHLDPRQQVEQLHFGGGTPTFLSHVELRQLMASLRQHFHLLDDDSGDYGIEIDPREADWSTMGLLRELGFNRVSLGVQDLDPAVQRAVNRLQSLEQTRTLIEAARTLQFRSVNLDLIYGLPKQTPEGFARTVEEVIRLQPDRLSVFNYAHLPERFMPQRRIDNNDLPSAAAKLEMLHSTIDQLTAAGYRYIGMDHFALPDDELAIAQEEGTLQRNFQGYTTHGHCDLIGLGVSAISQIGDLYCQNSSDLNTYQDSLSNAQLATQRGLICNHDDRLRRAVIQQLICHFELDFEPIEQAFTIDFRGYFNDLWPELLTLQRDGLIRLDDKGIRILPAGRLLARSVCMVFDAYLGLHNRQRFSRVI; encoded by the coding sequence ATGCTCGACGACCTACGTTGGGATACCGACCTGATCCGCCGCTACGACCTGGCCGGACCACGCTACACCTCTTACCCGACCGCCGTGCAACTGCACAGCGAAGTGGGCTCGTTCGACCTGCTCCACGCCCTGCGCGAGAGCCGTCGGGCCGTGCGCCCGCTGTCGCTGTACGTGCACGTGCCGTTCTGTGCAAACATTTGTTACTACTGCGCCTGTAACAAAGTCATCACCAAGGACCGCGCCCGAGCCGCACCGTACCTGCAGCGCCTGGAACAGGAAATCCAGCTGATCGCCTGCCACCTCGACCCCAGACAACAGGTCGAACAGCTGCATTTTGGCGGGGGCACCCCGACCTTCCTCAGCCATGTGGAACTGCGCCAGCTGATGGCCAGCCTGCGCCAGCATTTCCACCTGCTGGACGACGACTCCGGCGACTACGGCATCGAGATCGACCCCCGCGAGGCTGACTGGTCGACCATGGGCCTGCTGCGCGAACTGGGCTTCAACCGCGTCAGCCTTGGCGTGCAGGACCTCGACCCGGCCGTGCAGCGCGCAGTCAATCGCCTGCAGAGCCTGGAGCAGACCCGCACCCTGATCGAGGCCGCGCGCACCCTGCAGTTCCGCTCGGTCAACCTCGACCTGATCTACGGCCTGCCCAAGCAGACCCCGGAAGGCTTCGCCCGCACCGTCGAGGAAGTGATCCGCCTGCAACCCGACCGCCTGTCGGTATTCAACTACGCCCACCTGCCCGAGCGCTTCATGCCGCAACGGCGCATCGACAACAATGACCTGCCCAGCGCGGCCGCCAAGCTGGAGATGCTGCACAGCACCATCGACCAGCTGACCGCAGCCGGCTATCGCTATATCGGCATGGACCATTTCGCCCTGCCCGATGACGAACTGGCCATTGCCCAGGAAGAAGGTACCCTGCAGCGCAACTTCCAGGGCTACACCACCCACGGGCACTGCGACCTGATCGGCCTGGGCGTGTCGGCCATCAGCCAGATCGGTGACCTGTACTGCCAGAACAGCAGCGACCTCAACACCTACCAGGACAGCCTCTCCAACGCCCAGCTGGCAACCCAGCGCGGCCTGATCTGCAACCACGACGACCGCTTGCGCCGGGCAGTGATCCAGCAGCTGATCTGCCATTTCGAGCTGGACTTCGAGCCGATCGAACAAGCCTTCACCATCGATTTTCGTGGCTATTTCAACGACCTCTGGCCTGAACTGCTGACCTTGCAGCGCGACGGCCTGATCCGCCTGGACGACAAGGGCATACGCATCCTGCCGGCCGGCCGCCTGCTGGCGCGCTCGGTATGCATGGTGTTCGACGCCTACCTGGGCCTGCACAACCGCCAGCGCTTTTCCCGGGTCATCTGA
- the ccoS gene encoding cbb3-type cytochrome oxidase assembly protein CcoS: protein MPALYVMIPAALLLVGVAVYIFFWAVDSGQYDDLESPAHSILFDDQDPRHQAAVTPEDSQAARAKEPPPRA, encoded by the coding sequence ATGCCCGCCCTCTACGTCATGATCCCCGCGGCACTGCTGCTGGTCGGCGTGGCCGTGTACATCTTCTTCTGGGCAGTGGACAGCGGCCAGTACGACGACCTCGAAAGCCCGGCCCACAGCATCCTGTTCGACGACCAGGACCCGCGCCACCAGGCGGCAGTGACGCCTGAAGACAGCCAGGCCGCCCGCGCCAAGGAACCGCCACCCCGTGCCTGA
- a CDS encoding FixH family protein yields MPATAASPWYKHLWPWIIIGILATSVCLSLSMVSIAVRNPDNLVNDNYYEAGKGINRSLDRELQAQKLGLKASVHLDELTGEVELRLSGSSDPQSLELNLISPTQPEKDRKVLLSRVEAGRYVGQLEDKVDGRRFVELLGSQGGQVWRLFEEEKVEHGVTLQLGDEALQGAEHQ; encoded by the coding sequence ATGCCTGCCACCGCCGCCAGCCCCTGGTACAAGCACCTCTGGCCCTGGATCATCATCGGCATCCTGGCCACCTCGGTGTGCCTGAGCCTGAGCATGGTCAGCATCGCCGTGCGCAACCCGGACAACCTGGTCAACGACAACTACTACGAGGCCGGCAAAGGCATCAACCGCTCGCTGGACCGTGAACTGCAGGCGCAGAAGCTGGGCCTGAAGGCCAGTGTGCACCTCGACGAGCTGACCGGCGAAGTGGAGTTGCGCCTGAGCGGCAGCAGCGACCCGCAGAGCCTGGAGCTGAACCTGATTTCGCCAACCCAGCCGGAGAAAGACCGCAAGGTGCTGCTGAGCCGGGTCGAGGCTGGGCGCTATGTGGGGCAGTTGGAGGACAAGGTTGACGGACGGCGTTTCGTTGAGCTGCTGGGTAGTCAGGGCGGGCAGGTTTGGCGCTTGTTCGAGGAGGAAAAGGTGGAGCATGGTGTGACCTTGCAGCTGGGAGATGAAGCGCTCCAGGGGGCCGAGCACCAATAA
- the ccoN gene encoding cytochrome-c oxidase, cbb3-type subunit I produces MSTAISPTAYNYKVVRQFAIMTVVWGILGMGLGVFIASQLVWPQLNLDLPWTSFGRLRPLHTNLVIFAFGGCALFGTSYYVVQRTCQTRLISDSMAAFTFWGWQAVIVGALITLPMGYTTTKEYAELEWPLAILLAIVWVTYGLVFFGTIVKRKTKHIYVGNWFYGAFIVVTAMLHIVNHISLPVSLFKSYSAYSGATDAMIQWWYGHNAVGFFLTTGFLGMMYYFVPKQAERPIYSYRLSIVHFWALITLYIWAGPHHLHYTALPDWAQSLGMVMSIILLAPSWGGMINGMMTLSGAWHKLRTDPILRFLVVSLAFYGMSTFEGPMMAIKTVNSLSHYTDWTIGHVHAGALGWVAMISIGAVYHMIPRLYGREQMHSVGLINAHFWLATIGTVLYIASMWVNGITQGLMWRAINDDGTLTYSFVEALQASHPGYIVRALGGAFFASGMLLMAYNVLRTVRAANPAQAEEAAKIVVVGAH; encoded by the coding sequence ATGAGCACAGCAATCAGTCCGACTGCTTATAACTACAAGGTCGTCCGCCAGTTCGCCATCATGACGGTGGTCTGGGGGATCCTTGGCATGGGCCTCGGCGTCTTCATCGCCTCGCAGCTGGTGTGGCCGCAACTGAACCTGGACCTGCCCTGGACCAGCTTCGGCCGCCTGCGCCCGCTGCATACCAACCTGGTGATCTTCGCCTTCGGTGGCTGTGCGCTGTTCGGCACCAGCTACTACGTGGTGCAACGCACCTGCCAGACCCGGCTGATCTCCGACAGCATGGCCGCCTTCACCTTCTGGGGTTGGCAGGCGGTGATCGTCGGTGCACTGATCACCCTGCCGATGGGCTACACCACCACCAAGGAATACGCCGAACTCGAGTGGCCACTGGCAATCCTGCTGGCCATCGTCTGGGTCACCTACGGGCTGGTGTTCTTCGGCACCATCGTCAAGCGCAAGACCAAACACATCTATGTCGGCAACTGGTTCTACGGCGCCTTCATCGTGGTCACCGCGATGCTGCACATCGTCAACCACATCTCGCTGCCGGTGAGCCTGTTCAAGTCGTACTCGGCCTACTCCGGGGCCACCGATGCGATGATCCAGTGGTGGTACGGCCACAACGCGGTGGGCTTCTTCCTCACCACCGGCTTCCTCGGCATGATGTACTACTTCGTGCCCAAGCAGGCCGAGCGGCCGATCTACTCGTATCGCCTGTCGATCGTGCACTTCTGGGCGCTGATCACCCTGTACATCTGGGCGGGCCCGCACCACCTGCACTACACCGCCCTGCCCGACTGGGCGCAGTCGCTGGGCATGGTGATGTCGATCATCCTGCTGGCGCCGAGCTGGGGTGGCATGATCAACGGCATGATGACCCTGTCCGGTGCCTGGCACAAACTGCGCACCGACCCGATCCTGCGCTTCCTGGTGGTGTCGCTGGCGTTCTACGGCATGTCCACCTTCGAAGGCCCGATGATGGCCATCAAGACCGTGAACTCGCTGTCGCACTACACCGACTGGACCATCGGCCACGTGCACGCCGGCGCCCTCGGCTGGGTGGCGATGATCTCGATCGGTGCCGTGTACCACATGATCCCGCGCCTGTATGGCCGCGAGCAGATGCACAGCGTCGGCCTGATCAACGCGCACTTCTGGCTGGCCACCATCGGTACCGTGCTGTACATCGCCTCGATGTGGGTCAACGGCATTACCCAGGGCCTGATGTGGCGCGCCATCAACGATGACGGCACCCTCACCTACTCCTTCGTCGAAGCCCTGCAAGCCAGCCACCCTGGCTATATCGTCCGCGCCCTGGGCGGTGCGTTCTTCGCCAGCGGCATGCTGCTGATGGCCTACAACGTGCTGCGTACCGTCCGTGCCGCCAACCCGGCACAAGCAGAGGAAGCCGCCAAGATCGTCGTCGTGGGAGCGCACTGA
- a CDS encoding heavy metal translocating P-type ATPase, which yields MSQPIPCYHCALPVPAGSRFTAVVLGQPRQFCCPGCQAVAESIVAGGLEHYYQHRSDTSANPEALPRQLQDELALYDRNDVQQRFVRHQDGLAEATLLVEGISCAACGWLIEKHLRNLPGVAEARLNLSNHRLLLNWDDRQLPLSRLLAELRQIGYAAYPYQPDQAAEQLARENRSALRRLGVAGLLWFQAMMATMATWPEFNIDLSPELHTILRWVALFLTIPIVFYSCAPLFKGAARDLRTRHLTMDVSVSLAIGLAFAAGIWTAITGSGELYFDTVGMFALFLLTGRYLERRARERTAAATAQLVNLLPASCLRLDAHGHTERILLSELQRGDRVQVLPGAVIPADGCIVDGRSSIDESLLTGEYLPQPRRAGERVTGGTLNVESTLNVQVEALGADSRLSAIVRLLERAQTEKPRLAEIADRASQWFLLCSLLAALAIGLWWWHLDPTRAFWIVLAMLVATCPCALSLATPTALTAATGTLHKLGLLVTRGHVLEGLNQVDTVVFDKTGTLTEGRLTLRSIRPLGNLPADRCLALAAALENRSEHPIARAFGRSASPADDVQSVPGLGLEGQVAGQLLRIGQATFVCALSGAAPPAVPEPRGQWLLLGDRQGPLAWFGLDDRLRDDAPALLAACKARGWRTLLLSGDSSPMVAEVAAQLGIDQAIGGLRPDDKLDRLKALQAAGRKVLMLGDGVNDVPVLAAADISIAMGSATDLAKTSADAVLLSNRLAALVQAFELARRTRRNILQNLLWATLYNGLVLPFAALGWITPVWAAIGMSISSLVVVLNAMRLTRAPLAPGLSMSEASLPGRKPSCPPSTS from the coding sequence ATGAGCCAGCCCATCCCCTGCTACCACTGCGCCCTGCCCGTCCCCGCCGGCAGCCGCTTCACCGCCGTGGTTCTCGGCCAGCCCCGGCAGTTCTGTTGCCCCGGCTGCCAGGCAGTGGCCGAATCGATCGTCGCCGGTGGCCTGGAGCACTATTACCAGCACCGCAGCGATACCAGCGCCAACCCCGAGGCCTTGCCCCGGCAACTGCAGGACGAACTGGCCCTGTACGATCGCAACGACGTGCAGCAGCGCTTCGTCCGCCACCAGGACGGGCTGGCCGAAGCCACCCTGCTGGTCGAAGGCATCAGCTGCGCTGCCTGCGGCTGGCTGATCGAGAAGCACCTGCGCAACCTGCCCGGCGTCGCCGAGGCACGCCTGAACCTGTCCAACCACCGGCTGCTGCTGAACTGGGACGACAGGCAACTGCCGCTGTCACGCCTGCTCGCCGAGCTGCGCCAGATCGGCTATGCCGCCTACCCCTACCAGCCCGACCAGGCCGCCGAGCAGCTGGCGCGCGAAAACCGCAGTGCCCTGCGTCGCCTGGGCGTGGCCGGGCTGCTGTGGTTCCAGGCGATGATGGCCACCATGGCCACCTGGCCGGAATTCAACATCGACCTGTCGCCCGAACTGCACACCATCCTCAGGTGGGTGGCGCTGTTTCTCACAATCCCCATCGTCTTCTACAGCTGCGCGCCGTTGTTCAAGGGCGCCGCGCGCGACTTGCGTACCCGCCACCTGACCATGGACGTTTCGGTGTCGCTGGCCATCGGCCTGGCTTTCGCCGCCGGCATCTGGACCGCCATCACCGGCAGCGGCGAGCTGTACTTCGACACCGTGGGCATGTTCGCCCTGTTCCTGCTCACCGGCCGCTACCTGGAGCGCCGTGCCCGCGAACGCACGGCAGCGGCCACTGCACAGCTGGTCAACCTGCTGCCTGCCTCCTGCCTGCGCCTGGATGCCCACGGCCACACCGAGCGCATCCTGCTCAGCGAGCTGCAGCGCGGCGACCGGGTACAGGTGCTGCCAGGCGCGGTGATCCCTGCCGACGGCTGCATTGTCGATGGCCGCTCCAGCATCGATGAATCGCTGCTCACCGGCGAGTACCTGCCGCAACCCCGCCGGGCGGGTGAACGCGTCACCGGCGGCACGCTGAATGTCGAAAGCACCCTGAATGTGCAAGTCGAAGCGCTGGGCGCCGATTCGCGGCTATCCGCCATCGTTCGCCTGCTGGAGCGTGCCCAGACCGAGAAACCGCGCCTGGCCGAAATCGCCGACCGCGCCTCGCAGTGGTTCCTGCTGTGCTCGTTGCTGGCCGCCCTGGCCATCGGCCTGTGGTGGTGGCACCTGGACCCGACGCGGGCGTTCTGGATCGTGCTGGCCATGCTGGTAGCGACCTGCCCTTGCGCACTGTCCCTGGCCACGCCGACGGCCCTGACCGCCGCCACCGGCACCTTGCACAAGCTTGGCCTGCTGGTAACCCGTGGCCACGTGCTGGAAGGCCTGAACCAGGTCGACACGGTAGTGTTCGACAAGACCGGCACACTGACAGAAGGCCGCCTGACCTTGCGCAGCATCCGCCCGCTCGGCAACCTGCCGGCCGATCGCTGCCTGGCCCTGGCCGCAGCCCTGGAAAACCGCTCCGAACACCCCATCGCGCGTGCCTTCGGCCGCAGCGCCAGCCCTGCCGACGACGTGCAGAGCGTGCCGGGCCTGGGCTTGGAAGGCCAGGTGGCAGGCCAGTTGCTTCGCATTGGCCAGGCCACCTTCGTCTGCGCCCTGAGCGGCGCTGCGCCCCCCGCGGTGCCGGAACCCCGCGGCCAGTGGCTGCTGCTGGGCGACCGCCAGGGGCCGCTGGCCTGGTTCGGCCTGGACGATCGTCTGCGCGACGACGCCCCTGCCCTGCTGGCCGCTTGCAAGGCCCGCGGCTGGCGCACGCTGCTGCTGTCCGGTGACAGCTCACCGATGGTTGCCGAGGTGGCCGCGCAGCTGGGCATCGACCAGGCCATCGGCGGCCTGCGCCCGGACGACAAACTGGACCGGCTGAAGGCGCTGCAGGCGGCCGGGCGCAAGGTGCTGATGCTGGGCGACGGGGTCAACGACGTACCGGTGCTGGCCGCCGCCGATATCAGCATTGCCATGGGCAGCGCCACCGACCTGGCCAAGACCAGCGCCGATGCGGTGCTGCTGTCCAACCGCCTGGCGGCGCTGGTGCAGGCGTTCGAGCTGGCCCGCCGCACGCGCCGCAACATCCTCCAGAACCTGTTGTGGGCGACGCTGTATAATGGCCTGGTGTTGCCGTTCGCCGCGCTCGGCTGGATCACCCCGGTATGGGCGGCCATCGGCATGTCGATCAGTTCACTGGTGGTGGTGCTCAATGCCATGCGCCTGACCCGCGCGCCGCTGGCACCGGGCCTGTCTATGAGTGAAGCGTCCTTGCCTGGGAGAAAGCCATCATGCCCGCCCTCTACGTCATGA
- a CDS encoding cbb3-type cytochrome c oxidase subunit 3, with product MDIGMIRGLGTVVVMVAFVGLALWVFSPRRKKDFDEATQLPFADDPEASRHVEQAKASGSKQQ from the coding sequence ATGGATATCGGGATGATTCGCGGCCTGGGCACCGTCGTGGTGATGGTGGCGTTCGTGGGCCTGGCGCTGTGGGTGTTCAGCCCGCGGCGGAAAAAGGACTTCGACGAAGCGACCCAACTGCCCTTCGCGGATGACCCCGAGGCCAGCCGGCACGTCGAGCAAGCAAAAGCTTCTGGGAGCAAACAACAATGA
- the ccoG gene encoding cytochrome c oxidase accessory protein CcoG, which yields MSKQIPVHDVTPPASKGKDSVDLYASREKIYTRAFTGLFRRLRMVGGAVLFLLYFGTVWLNWGGHQAVWWNLPERKFYIFGATIWPQDFILLSGILIVAAFGLFFITVFAGRVWCGYTCPQSVWTWIFMWCEKVTEGDRNQRMKLDKAPMSGNKFLRKFAKHSLWLLIGFVTGMTFVGYFSPIRELAIEFFTGQADGWAYFWVGFFTLATYGNAGWLREQVCVYMCPYARFQSVMFDKDTLIVSYDPRRGETRGPRKKDLDYKAHGLGDCIDCTMCVQVCPTGIDIRDGLQIECIGCAACIDACDNIMDKMNYPRGLISYTTEHNLSGQKTHLLRPRLIGYALVLVVMIVGLATAFATRSLVGFDVSKDRVLYRENAQGRIENVYSLKVMNKDQRDHVYVLDAAGLPDLRLEGQREIRVAAGDIVSLPVQLSVAPEKLPSTTNEVTFILKSADDSDAQVEAKSRFIGPQIR from the coding sequence ATGAGCAAGCAGATTCCGGTACATGATGTCACCCCGCCTGCCAGCAAGGGCAAGGACTCCGTCGACCTCTACGCCTCCCGCGAGAAGATCTACACCCGTGCCTTCACCGGCCTGTTCCGACGCCTGCGCATGGTCGGCGGTGCCGTGCTATTCCTGCTCTACTTCGGTACCGTCTGGCTGAACTGGGGCGGCCACCAGGCCGTGTGGTGGAACCTGCCCGAGCGCAAGTTCTACATCTTCGGTGCCACCATCTGGCCGCAGGACTTCATCCTGCTCTCGGGCATCCTCATCGTCGCCGCCTTCGGCCTGTTCTTCATCACCGTGTTCGCCGGCCGCGTGTGGTGCGGCTACACCTGCCCGCAAAGCGTGTGGACATGGATTTTCATGTGGTGCGAAAAGGTCACCGAGGGCGACCGCAACCAGCGTATGAAGCTGGACAAGGCGCCCATGAGCGGCAACAAGTTCCTGCGCAAGTTCGCCAAGCACAGCCTGTGGCTGCTGATCGGTTTCGTCACCGGCATGACCTTCGTCGGTTATTTTTCGCCGATCCGCGAACTGGCCATCGAATTTTTCACTGGCCAGGCCGACGGCTGGGCCTATTTCTGGGTCGGCTTCTTCACCCTCGCCACCTATGGCAACGCTGGCTGGCTGCGTGAACAGGTGTGCGTGTACATGTGCCCCTATGCGCGCTTCCAGAGTGTGATGTTCGACAAGGACACGCTGATCGTGTCCTACGACCCGCGCCGTGGCGAAACCCGCGGCCCGCGCAAGAAGGACCTCGACTACAAGGCCCACGGCCTGGGCGACTGCATCGACTGCACCATGTGCGTACAGGTCTGCCCCACCGGCATCGACATCCGTGACGGCCTGCAGATCGAGTGCATCGGCTGCGCCGCCTGCATCGATGCCTGCGACAACATCATGGACAAGATGAACTACCCACGCGGGCTGATCAGCTACACCACCGAACACAACCTGTCCGGGCAGAAGACCCACCTGCTGCGCCCACGCCTGATCGGCTACGCGTTGGTACTGGTAGTGATGATCGTCGGCCTGGCCACCGCCTTCGCCACCCGCTCGCTGGTCGGTTTCGACGTCAGCAAAGACCGCGTGCTGTACCGCGAGAACGCCCAGGGCCGGATCGAGAACGTGTACAGCCTGAAGGTGATGAACAAGGACCAGCGCGACCACGTGTACGTGCTGGACGCCGCCGGCCTGCCGGACCTCAGGCTCGAGGGCCAGCGCGAGATCCGCGTGGCGGCCGGTGATATCGTCAGCCTGCCGGTGCAACTGTCGGTTGCCCCCGAGAAACTGCCCTCGACCACCAACGAAGTCACCTTCATCCTCAAGAGCGCCGATGACAGCGACGCCCAGGTTGAAGCCAAGAGCCGCTTCATCGGCCCACAGATCCGCTGA
- a CDS encoding sulfite exporter TauE/SafE family protein, translating into MPDLLPLLGSALILGLLGGGHCLGMCGGLMGALTLAIPPEQRGRRLRLLLAYNLGRVLSYGCAGLLLGLAGWAVASSPAALALRVLAALLLIVMGLYLAGWWSGLTRIEALGRGLWRHIQPVASRLLPVSSLPRALLLGALWGWLPCGLVYSTLLWAASQGNAGYSAALMLAFGVGTWPVLLATGLAAERVNTMLKRRSVRVAGGVLVMLFGIWTLPGPHQHWLMGH; encoded by the coding sequence GTGCCTGACCTGCTTCCCCTGCTCGGCTCGGCGCTGATCCTCGGCCTGCTGGGCGGTGGCCACTGCCTGGGCATGTGTGGCGGCCTGATGGGCGCGCTGACCCTGGCCATCCCCCCGGAGCAACGCGGCCGGCGCCTGCGCCTGCTGCTGGCGTACAACCTTGGCCGGGTGCTCAGTTATGGCTGTGCCGGCCTGCTGCTGGGCCTGGCCGGCTGGGCCGTGGCCAGCAGCCCTGCGGCCCTGGCGCTGCGGGTGCTGGCGGCGCTGCTGTTGATCGTCATGGGGCTGTACCTGGCCGGCTGGTGGAGCGGGCTGACCCGCATCGAGGCGCTGGGCCGGGGGCTGTGGCGGCATATCCAGCCCGTGGCATCGCGCTTGCTCCCGGTGTCCAGCCTGCCGCGCGCGCTGCTGCTCGGGGCACTATGGGGGTGGCTGCCGTGCGGGCTGGTGTACAGCACCCTGCTGTGGGCTGCCAGCCAGGGCAATGCCGGGTACAGCGCAGCCTTGATGCTGGCATTCGGGGTGGGGACCTGGCCGGTGCTGCTGGCGACCGGGCTGGCGGCAGAACGGGTAAACACTATGTTGAAACGGCGCAGTGTGCGCGTGGCTGGCGGAGTGCTGGTGATGCTGTTTGGCATCTGGACCCTGCCCGGGCCACACCAGCATTGGCTGATGGGGCATTGA
- the ccoP gene encoding cytochrome-c oxidase, cbb3-type subunit III → MTTFWSLYVTVLTLGTIFSLTWLLLSTRKGQREEVTDETVGHAFDGIEEYDNPLPKWWFWLFVGTIVFALGYLVLYPGLGNWKGMLPGYSYLDNDKQTEFSNGQPGWTGVHEWEKEMAKADARFGPIFAKFAAMPIEEVAKDPQALKMGARLFASNCSVCHGSDAKGAFGFPNLTDNDWRWGGEPDTIKTTIMGGRHGVMPAWAEVIGDQGVADVAAFVVSKLDGRSLPEGAKADVENGQKIFAANCVACHGPEGKGTPAMGAPNLTHPQAFIYGSSFAQLQQTIRYGRQGQMPAQQQLQGNDKVHLLAAYVYSLSQQPEPAQQAE, encoded by the coding sequence ATGACAACCTTCTGGAGTCTGTACGTTACCGTCCTGACCCTGGGCACCATCTTCTCGTTGACCTGGCTGCTGCTGTCGACCCGCAAGGGCCAGCGCGAAGAGGTCACCGACGAAACCGTCGGACATGCTTTCGATGGCATCGAGGAATACGACAACCCGCTGCCGAAATGGTGGTTCTGGCTGTTCGTCGGTACCATCGTCTTCGCCCTCGGCTACCTGGTGCTGTACCCCGGCCTGGGCAACTGGAAAGGCATGCTGCCGGGCTACTCGTACCTGGACAACGACAAGCAGACCGAGTTTTCCAACGGCCAGCCGGGCTGGACTGGCGTGCACGAATGGGAAAAGGAAATGGCCAAGGCCGACGCCCGCTTCGGGCCGATCTTCGCCAAGTTCGCCGCCATGCCTATCGAGGAAGTGGCCAAGGACCCGCAAGCGCTGAAAATGGGCGCGCGGCTGTTCGCCTCCAACTGTTCGGTATGCCACGGCTCCGACGCCAAGGGTGCCTTCGGCTTCCCCAACCTGACCGACAACGACTGGCGCTGGGGCGGCGAGCCGGACACCATCAAGACCACCATCATGGGCGGCCGCCACGGCGTGATGCCGGCCTGGGCCGAGGTGATCGGCGACCAGGGCGTGGCTGACGTGGCGGCGTTCGTGGTCAGCAAGCTGGATGGCCGCAGCCTGCCGGAAGGCGCGAAGGCCGATGTCGAGAACGGGCAGAAGATCTTCGCCGCCAACTGTGTGGCCTGCCACGGGCCGGAAGGCAAAGGTACCCCTGCCATGGGCGCGCCGAACCTGACCCACCCGCAGGCGTTCATCTACGGCTCGAGCTTCGCTCAGTTGCAGCAAACCATTCGCTATGGCCGCCAGGGGCAGATGCCGGCCCAGCAGCAGCTGCAGGGCAATGACAAGGTGCACTTGCTGGCGGCTTATGTCTACAGCCTGTCGCAGCAGCCCGAACCGGCCCAGCAGGCAGAGTAA